Proteins co-encoded in one Candidatus Nezhaarchaeota archaeon genomic window:
- a CDS encoding 50S ribosomal protein L3, translating into MGRRVHQPRRGSLAFYPRVRARRIVPRIRSWPSFEGAPRLLGFAAYKAGMTHVVVVENKPTSPLYGREVVKAATVLDAPPLYVFGLRAYGKTELGIKSLTECLAQELPRDLARTIKPLPHKTGGVEALEGILDQVVELRALVCTNPRRAGIGKKRPEVFEVKIAGGSIKEQLEYAKSILGREVRASEVFSEGQLVDVVSITKGKGFAGVVKRHGVKIMPRWHKHRKGYRKVGAISPQHPSMMFTVPRPGQLGFHQRTEYNKRILKIGSDASEVQVKGGFVGYGVISGDYILVEGSVPGQRGRLVKLRYPIRPPLKAAERAPRITYISLESKQGA; encoded by the coding sequence TTGGGGAGGAGGGTCCACCAGCCAAGGAGAGGGTCGCTGGCCTTCTACCCTAGAGTGAGGGCCAGGAGGATAGTACCCAGGATTAGGTCTTGGCCTAGCTTCGAAGGCGCGCCGAGGCTACTGGGCTTTGCTGCCTACAAAGCTGGGATGACCCACGTGGTCGTCGTTGAGAACAAGCCCACCTCCCCTCTATATGGTAGAGAGGTGGTAAAGGCGGCAACGGTGCTTGACGCCCCCCCACTCTACGTCTTCGGTCTTAGGGCTTATGGAAAGACGGAGCTAGGGATTAAGTCGCTGACGGAGTGCTTGGCTCAAGAACTGCCTAGAGATTTAGCTAGGACCATTAAGCCGCTCCCTCATAAAACGGGCGGGGTTGAGGCGCTAGAGGGGATTCTTGACCAAGTAGTTGAGCTAAGGGCTTTGGTGTGCACTAATCCTAGGAGGGCTGGCATTGGTAAGAAGAGGCCGGAAGTCTTCGAAGTAAAGATTGCCGGAGGCTCCATTAAGGAGCAGCTAGAGTACGCCAAGTCTATCCTAGGCAGGGAGGTAAGAGCGTCTGAGGTATTTAGCGAGGGACAGCTTGTAGACGTAGTGTCTATAACTAAGGGGAAGGGGTTCGCCGGCGTCGTCAAGCGCCACGGCGTTAAAATCATGCCCAGGTGGCATAAGCACCGTAAAGGGTATAGAAAGGTCGGGGCCATAAGCCCCCAGCACCCCAGCATGATGTTCACAGTGCCTAGGCCAGGCCAGCTGGGCTTCCACCAGAGGACTGAGTACAACAAGAGGATACTTAAGATAGGCAGCGATGCAAGCGAAGTACAAGTCAAGGGGGGGTTCGTAGGATACGGAGTCATTAGCGGGGACTACATCCTAGTCGAGGGGTCCGTTCCAGGCCAGAGGGGGAGGCTGGTTAAGCTAAGGTACCCTATCAGGCCTCCACTCAAGGCTGCAGAGCGGGCACCGAGGATAACTTACATAAGCCTAGAGTCTAAGCAGGGGGCTTAG
- a CDS encoding RNA methyltransferase yields the protein MPPSPRLSKLGVALPASLLSEAPGLREKTLKAGLVGRACAIFRVEEVIVYRDVEGFEKEAKLLVDLLNYLACPQYLRRLVYPLRPEFRYVGVLPPLRTPNHPQEASIDELPPVSYREGVVVERRRGLLIIEAGLERPVEVSGEGKVGEHVVVKIVKEKGEATATLVDRSQVPFYFGFKARLDLRGLSKVVKDSGYDFILATSRLGLPLSEALPSLKRGLRRATLVLYGSPREGLSEIVKREGLSLSDVAELTVNFIPEQGVKTVRTEEALLASLAIINLLSSH from the coding sequence GTGCCCCCTTCCCCCAGACTAAGTAAGCTAGGGGTTGCTCTACCAGCGAGCCTACTTAGCGAGGCCCCTGGGCTAAGGGAGAAGACGCTGAAGGCCGGTCTCGTCGGGCGCGCCTGCGCTATCTTTAGGGTGGAGGAGGTTATAGTGTACCGCGACGTAGAGGGTTTCGAGAAGGAGGCAAAGCTACTCGTAGACCTCCTCAACTACCTAGCCTGCCCCCAGTACTTAAGGAGGCTGGTATATCCGCTAAGGCCCGAGTTTAGGTACGTAGGCGTCCTACCACCGCTAAGAACGCCCAATCACCCACAAGAGGCGAGCATAGACGAGCTCCCGCCCGTTTCATACAGGGAGGGGGTTGTCGTGGAGCGTAGGAGGGGCCTCCTAATTATCGAGGCTGGCCTTGAGAGGCCGGTGGAAGTAAGCGGCGAGGGTAAGGTAGGCGAGCACGTAGTAGTCAAGATAGTTAAGGAGAAGGGGGAGGCCACTGCTACCTTAGTAGACCGGAGCCAAGTGCCCTTTTACTTCGGCTTTAAGGCTAGGCTCGATCTTAGGGGCCTCAGCAAGGTAGTTAAGGATAGTGGCTACGACTTCATCTTAGCTACTTCGAGGCTAGGCCTCCCACTAAGCGAGGCGCTCCCCTCCTTAAAGAGAGGGCTGAGGAGGGCTACGCTAGTCCTCTACGGCTCACCGAGGGAGGGGCTATCGGAAATAGTTAAGCGAGAGGGGCTATCGCTTAGCGACGTAGCTGAGCTCACAGTTAACTTCATACCGGAGCAGGGCGTCAAGACCGTTAGGACGGAAGAGGCCCTACTAGCTTCGCTAGCAATCATTAACCTCCTCTCAAGCCACTAA
- a CDS encoding N-acetyltransferase yields MRYISPRAKILGPAIIGEAVVLGPSIVGEGCFVEDFAMLGHPVRGTVLDLLSSPAASRSTALTQALDELSGGVKLGRRVIVRSGTVIYEGAELKDNVETGHFVLIREGCRLASGVRIGSGTVLDGYVKVGADTNIQSRAFLPPKTVVGERVFIGPGVIVTNDKYPCSGKLVETIIEDEAVVGAGAVLVAGVKVKRRAVVAAGAVVTRDVEEGEVVAGCPAKRLMSIEEYERRREAYVRAEG; encoded by the coding sequence TTGAGGTACATATCTCCTAGGGCTAAGATACTGGGGCCCGCTATAATAGGCGAGGCCGTAGTGCTAGGGCCATCTATAGTGGGTGAGGGATGCTTCGTAGAGGACTTCGCGATGCTCGGACACCCAGTTAGGGGAACTGTGCTGGATCTATTATCCTCACCGGCGGCATCTAGGTCTACCGCGCTCACCCAGGCCCTAGATGAGCTAAGCGGAGGAGTTAAGCTTGGGAGGAGGGTTATTGTTCGAAGCGGCACAGTAATCTACGAGGGGGCCGAGCTTAAGGATAACGTTGAGACAGGCCACTTTGTCCTGATACGTGAGGGCTGTAGGCTAGCTAGCGGAGTAAGGATTGGTAGTGGCACAGTGTTAGACGGCTACGTTAAGGTGGGAGCCGACACTAATATCCAGTCCCGCGCCTTCCTGCCCCCGAAGACAGTCGTGGGCGAGCGGGTGTTCATCGGCCCGGGCGTAATAGTTACGAACGACAAATACCCCTGTAGCGGTAAGCTAGTAGAGACTATTATCGAGGATGAAGCAGTAGTAGGGGCCGGCGCGGTCTTAGTGGCTGGAGTTAAGGTGAAGAGGCGAGCAGTCGTTGCCGCGGGGGCGGTGGTCACCAGGGATGTTGAGGAGGGAGAAGTAGTTGCAGGCTGCCCAGCTAAGAGGCTAATGAGCATAGAGGAGTATGAGCGTAGGCGCGAGGCGTACGTAAGGGCGGAGGGCTAG
- a CDS encoding archease: MPNYELFETTADVGVRGYGSTLEEAFENAAKAMFSVMTDISLVRPSSEDVIEIEAEEEEALLVDWLNELLARSSIKRMLFSEFRVSVERLHGSIRLRALAYGEPIDPARHELRTEVKAATYALIKVGRVNDKYVAQLLLDI, from the coding sequence ATGCCCAACTACGAGCTCTTTGAAACCACGGCTGACGTCGGCGTAAGGGGGTATGGCTCCACTTTAGAAGAGGCCTTTGAGAACGCTGCAAAGGCTATGTTTAGCGTAATGACAGACATATCGCTGGTCAGGCCCAGTAGTGAAGATGTCATTGAAATAGAAGCTGAGGAGGAGGAGGCACTGCTCGTAGACTGGCTCAACGAGCTGCTAGCACGCTCAAGTATTAAGAGAATGCTCTTCAGTGAGTTTAGGGTGAGCGTGGAGCGCCTCCATGGCTCAATTAGGCTTAGGGCGTTGGCTTACGGCGAGCCCATCGACCCAGCGCGCCACGAGCTACGCACAGAGGTTAAGGCTGCTACCTACGCCTTGATAAAAGTGGGGAGGGTTAATGATAAGTACGTAGCTCAGCTTCTCTTAGACATCTAG
- a CDS encoding 30S ribosomal protein S13 encodes MSTSEADFKHIVRVAGVDIDGSLKVVHGLTTIKGVGLNLAKMILRAADVSQEARVGYLTEQQVKKIEEILKDPVKYGIPAWSLNRQRDPYTGANLHYIGADLEYLVKSDVELMKRIKSWKGLRHAWGLKVRGQRTRTTGRKGGAVGVAKKPK; translated from the coding sequence ATGTCGACTTCAGAAGCTGACTTCAAGCATATAGTGAGGGTGGCTGGGGTAGACATAGATGGGTCGCTCAAGGTAGTCCATGGACTGACGACTATTAAAGGCGTAGGGCTTAACCTTGCTAAGATGATCTTGAGGGCAGCTGACGTTAGCCAAGAGGCCCGGGTAGGGTACTTAACTGAGCAGCAAGTGAAGAAGATTGAGGAGATACTGAAGGATCCCGTTAAGTATGGCATTCCTGCTTGGTCTCTTAATAGACAACGCGACCCCTACACAGGTGCTAACCTTCACTACATAGGTGCTGACTTAGAGTACTTAGTTAAGAGCGACGTAGAGCTAATGAAGAGGATAAAGAGCTGGAAGGGGCTTCGCCATGCCTGGGGCTTAAAGGTTAGGGGGCAGAGGACGAGGACGACCGGTAGGAAGGGCGGGGCTGTAGGGGTAGCGAAGAAGCCTAAGTAG
- a CDS encoding 30S ribosomal protein S4 — MGDPKRVRKKWRGPKHPWRREALQKELEIMGRYGLRNKRELWRAEYMIEKIRFQARRLLAAANEERKRMLIEKLVKMGLLPPSATLDDVLGLSVTDLLERRLQTLVHRRGLAKTIHQARQLIVHGHIAIGDQVVYCPSYIVHRGEEELISFAPHSTLSSKAIA; from the coding sequence ATGGGGGATCCTAAGAGAGTACGTAAGAAGTGGAGGGGGCCTAAGCACCCGTGGAGGCGGGAGGCTCTCCAGAAAGAGCTAGAGATCATGGGCCGCTACGGACTTAGGAATAAGAGGGAGCTTTGGAGGGCTGAGTACATGATAGAGAAGATCAGGTTTCAGGCCCGTAGACTGCTAGCTGCTGCTAACGAGGAGAGGAAGCGTATGTTGATCGAGAAGCTGGTTAAGATGGGTCTACTGCCGCCTAGCGCAACGCTCGACGACGTCCTAGGCCTCAGCGTCACTGACTTGCTAGAGCGTAGGCTTCAGACGCTGGTCCATCGAAGAGGCTTGGCGAAGACCATCCACCAAGCCAGGCAGCTCATAGTCCATGGACATATAGCCATAGGCGACCAGGTGGTCTACTGCCCGAGCTATATTGTCCATAGGGGTGAGGAGGAGCTAATCTCCTTCGCTCCCCATAGTACCCTTAGCTCTAAGGCTATTGCTTAG
- a CDS encoding 30S ribosomal protein S11, which yields MSSSSELKWGIAHVYSSFNNTLILITDVTGAETVAKASGGMVVKADREKPSPYAAMVAATKAAQQALERGVNAVHIRVRATGGSGPKTPGPGAQAAIRALARAGLIIGTIEDVTPIPHDHVRRPGGRRGRRV from the coding sequence GTGTCGTCTAGCTCAGAGCTTAAGTGGGGCATAGCTCACGTATACTCTTCTTTCAATAACACCCTAATCTTGATAACTGACGTTACCGGGGCGGAGACTGTGGCTAAGGCCTCTGGGGGCATGGTGGTAAAGGCAGATCGCGAAAAACCCTCCCCCTATGCAGCTATGGTAGCAGCTACTAAAGCAGCCCAGCAGGCCTTAGAGAGGGGGGTTAACGCCGTCCACATAAGAGTGAGGGCTACTGGGGGTAGTGGGCCTAAGACTCCGGGGCCTGGTGCCCAAGCAGCTATTAGGGCGCTGGCTAGGGCTGGTTTAATCATAGGCACCATAGAGGATGTCACCCCAATCCCACATGACCATGTGAGGAGGCCTGGCGGGCGTAGGGGGCGGAGGGTGTGA
- a CDS encoding DNA-directed RNA polymerase subunit D: MSIEVRPLEVEPFKARFIIRGVGVAFTNALRRIMISETPCMAIDEVAIIENSSVLFDEIIAHRLAMIPLTTPEDKYVLPSQCSCRGRGCPNCQARLYLDVKWDGEGVRTIYSGDLKPEDPEVSPVFDKIPIVKLAPGQSVVLEAYATLGLGRDHAKWQPTAACAYKYMPIVAVDMDKCNGCGRCVASCPKQLLKLSEGSVEMIRVVDCTLCMECEESCELRALKVGWDDKAFVFFVETTGTMKATRLVAKAARILRSKAEEFIQKVEALRG; this comes from the coding sequence ATGTCGATAGAGGTCAGGCCTCTTGAAGTCGAGCCCTTTAAGGCTAGGTTCATCATTCGAGGGGTGGGGGTAGCCTTTACCAATGCGCTTAGGAGGATAATGATCTCTGAGACCCCGTGCATGGCTATTGACGAAGTAGCTATCATCGAGAACTCCTCGGTACTTTTCGACGAGATTATAGCTCATAGACTAGCCATGATCCCTCTAACTACCCCTGAGGACAAGTACGTACTCCCAAGTCAATGTAGCTGTAGGGGCAGAGGCTGCCCTAACTGCCAAGCCAGGCTTTACTTAGACGTCAAGTGGGATGGGGAAGGGGTAAGGACTATTTACTCTGGCGACCTGAAGCCTGAGGATCCTGAAGTATCCCCTGTGTTCGACAAGATACCGATCGTCAAGCTAGCCCCAGGGCAGAGCGTAGTGCTCGAGGCCTACGCTACTCTTGGGCTAGGAAGAGACCATGCTAAGTGGCAACCCACAGCGGCTTGTGCCTATAAGTACATGCCGATCGTGGCGGTGGACATGGATAAGTGTAACGGCTGCGGAAGGTGTGTCGCTAGCTGCCCTAAGCAGCTACTGAAGCTTTCTGAGGGCTCTGTTGAGATGATAAGGGTCGTGGACTGCACTCTATGCATGGAGTGCGAGGAGTCTTGCGAGCTAAGGGCTTTAAAGGTTGGCTGGGACGACAAGGCCTTCGTGTTCTTCGTAGAGACCACCGGCACTATGAAGGCCACGAGGCTCGTAGCTAAGGCAGCGCGCATACTTAGGTCCAAGGCGGAGGAATTCATTCAGAAGGTCGAGGCGCTGAGGGGTTAG
- a CDS encoding 50S ribosomal protein L18e: MELGATNPQLRRLVFYLRKSWRAHGAKIWLDVAKRLAKPRRRRVAVNVSRINRYTSSGDVVVVPGKVLGAGFLDHPVTVAAFSFTKSAREKVTQVGGRCLSIQELVELNPKGSGVKIIG, encoded by the coding sequence TTGGAGCTAGGGGCTACTAATCCACAGCTTAGAAGGCTCGTATTCTACTTGAGGAAGTCGTGGAGGGCTCACGGAGCTAAGATCTGGCTTGACGTAGCTAAGCGACTAGCTAAGCCGAGGAGGAGGAGGGTGGCTGTTAACGTCAGCCGAATTAACCGCTACACCTCTAGCGGCGACGTTGTAGTCGTCCCTGGCAAGGTGCTAGGGGCCGGCTTCCTAGACCACCCCGTTACTGTCGCCGCCTTCTCCTTCACTAAGTCGGCTAGGGAGAAAGTCACTCAAGTAGGGGGTAGGTGTCTAAGCATTCAAGAGCTAGTGGAGCTAAACCCTAAGGGGTCTGGGGTCAAGATTATAGGGTGA
- a CDS encoding 50S ribosomal protein L13 — translation MPLLVVDASDLILGRMASHVAKRLLNGDQVVVVNAEKAVISGSRQNIVEEYKEYVLAKRRLKNPAKGPKKVRRPDLLVKRVIRGMLPYKKAKGREAYRRLKVYIGVPEEFAEHPKVKFEDAEVSRLSLKKYMYVGELSSLFRHGSASAHA, via the coding sequence TTGCCACTCCTCGTAGTCGACGCCTCTGACCTCATCCTCGGAAGGATGGCTAGCCACGTAGCTAAGAGGTTGCTGAACGGCGATCAAGTAGTAGTTGTCAATGCTGAGAAAGCTGTAATCTCAGGCTCTAGGCAAAACATAGTCGAGGAGTATAAAGAGTATGTCTTAGCTAAGAGGAGGTTGAAGAACCCTGCGAAGGGGCCTAAGAAGGTGAGGAGGCCCGACCTCTTAGTTAAGCGCGTGATTAGGGGTATGTTGCCCTATAAGAAGGCGAAGGGTAGGGAGGCCTATAGGAGGCTCAAGGTGTACATAGGCGTCCCGGAGGAGTTTGCCGAGCATCCTAAGGTTAAGTTTGAGGACGCTGAGGTCTCTAGGCTGTCGCTTAAGAAGTACATGTACGTAGGTGAGCTTTCTTCGCTCTTCAGACACGGCTCAGCTAGCGCTCACGCTTAA
- a CDS encoding 30S ribosomal protein S9 has protein sequence MKLTKQILLVSGRRKTAIARAVFKPGRGRVFINGIPLEIYQPELMRLKIMEPLLLAGEGFRSAVDINVDVKGGGFASQAVAARMAIAKGLVKWFESPELEKVFLEYDRHMLVGDPRQAEPKKPRGRSARAKRQKSYR, from the coding sequence ATAAAGCTGACTAAACAAATACTGCTGGTTTCAGGTAGGAGGAAGACCGCTATTGCTAGAGCTGTGTTTAAGCCTGGTAGGGGGAGGGTCTTCATTAACGGCATTCCGCTGGAGATTTATCAGCCTGAGCTCATGAGGCTGAAGATCATGGAGCCCCTGCTACTAGCGGGTGAGGGGTTTAGAAGCGCTGTCGATATTAATGTTGACGTGAAGGGCGGAGGGTTCGCGAGCCAGGCTGTAGCTGCGCGCATGGCGATAGCTAAGGGCCTAGTCAAGTGGTTCGAGAGCCCTGAGCTGGAGAAGGTTTTTCTTGAGTACGATAGACACATGCTAGTGGGTGACCCTAGGCAGGCGGAGCCTAAGAAGCCTAGGGGCAGGTCGGCTAGGGCTAAGAGGCAGAAGAGCTATCGTTAA
- a CDS encoding DNA-directed RNA polymerase subunit N produces the protein MIIPVRCFTCGKPIGHLWEEFKQRVCAGEPAGRVLTELGLERYCCRRMLLSHIETIDEVLRFRRPGY, from the coding sequence TTGATAATACCCGTCAGGTGCTTCACGTGCGGTAAGCCCATTGGGCATCTGTGGGAGGAGTTCAAGCAAAGGGTTTGTGCTGGCGAGCCTGCTGGGAGGGTTCTTACAGAGCTAGGGTTAGAGAGGTACTGCTGTAGGCGTATGTTGCTAAGCCACATAGAGACCATCGACGAGGTCTTGAGGTTCAGAAGGCCGGGGTATTGA
- the rpsB gene encoding 30S ribosomal protein S2, with protein MSNVEGREVGEQKLDLLIPLEVYLAAGLHIGTYIKNRHLKPFIYKVRSDGLCIIDVGKVDERIRVAAKFIARYEPSKVAAVSSRQYGVPCVLKFCQLTGARPFTHRFIPGSFTNPNLPTYVEPDVVLITDPRADEQALIEASQIGVPVVALCDTDNEVQFVDLIIPVNNKGRKALALTYWLLTRQVLRERGALPLDADLQVPLEEFEAKVEEGAE; from the coding sequence ATGTCGAACGTGGAGGGGAGAGAGGTTGGGGAGCAGAAGCTCGACCTACTAATCCCCCTTGAAGTGTACTTAGCGGCGGGTCTTCACATAGGCACCTACATTAAGAACCGGCACCTTAAGCCCTTCATATACAAAGTGAGGTCCGACGGTCTCTGCATCATAGACGTGGGTAAGGTCGACGAGAGGATAAGGGTGGCCGCTAAGTTCATAGCTCGCTACGAGCCCTCGAAGGTCGCGGCCGTATCGTCTAGACAGTACGGCGTCCCCTGCGTGTTAAAGTTCTGCCAGTTAACGGGGGCGCGCCCCTTCACCCACCGCTTCATCCCCGGGTCGTTCACTAATCCAAACCTACCAACGTACGTGGAGCCGGACGTTGTGCTAATAACTGACCCTAGGGCTGATGAGCAGGCCCTGATAGAGGCCTCTCAAATAGGGGTGCCAGTCGTGGCGCTGTGCGATACTGACAATGAAGTTCAGTTCGTGGACTTGATAATACCAGTTAACAACAAGGGGCGCAAGGCGCTAGCCCTCACCTACTGGCTATTGACGAGGCAGGTCCTACGTGAGAGAGGCGCCCTTCCTCTAGACGCTGACTTACAAGTGCCCTTAGAGGAGTTTGAGGCTAAGGTTGAAGAGGGGGCTGAGTAA
- the amrB gene encoding AmmeMemoRadiSam system protein B yields the protein MRRIRRPAVAGYFYESDPSSLRARIEQCFLSKLGPGRLPKVAVDGPRRIKGLVVPHAGYMYSGPVAAHAYLALAEDGVPDTVVIIGPNHTGWGAGVSMMAEGSWRTPLGDVEIDAELAKSIQKASELISIDEEAHLNEHSIEVQLPFLAYLYGSRFKFVPICMMLQSYEPCVDVGRAVASASQGRNVVIIASSDFTHYESQASAGAKDRLAIGFIERLDPAGLLEVVESRGISMCGPGPVAAMLVASTLLGASSAKLLKYATSGDVTHDYSSVVGYSSMLIA from the coding sequence TTGAGGAGGATTAGGAGGCCAGCTGTAGCTGGCTACTTCTACGAGTCCGACCCTAGCTCTTTAAGGGCCAGAATCGAGCAATGCTTCTTATCTAAGCTCGGCCCAGGCAGGCTGCCTAAGGTAGCTGTAGATGGCCCTAGGAGAATTAAGGGCCTAGTGGTTCCTCACGCAGGCTACATGTACTCAGGGCCCGTAGCTGCCCACGCCTACCTAGCCTTGGCTGAGGACGGTGTGCCTGATACAGTCGTAATCATCGGCCCGAACCACACAGGATGGGGGGCTGGCGTGTCTATGATGGCGGAGGGCTCGTGGAGAACCCCCCTCGGTGACGTAGAGATAGATGCTGAGCTAGCTAAGTCGATTCAGAAGGCAAGCGAGCTAATATCTATTGATGAAGAAGCCCACTTAAACGAGCACTCCATTGAAGTTCAACTCCCCTTCTTAGCCTACCTGTACGGTAGTAGGTTTAAGTTTGTGCCCATCTGCATGATGCTTCAGTCGTATGAACCCTGCGTCGATGTGGGTAGGGCCGTGGCCTCTGCCTCCCAGGGGAGGAACGTAGTAATCATAGCCTCCAGCGACTTTACACACTACGAGAGCCAGGCTTCAGCTGGGGCTAAGGACAGGCTGGCCATTGGCTTCATTGAGCGCCTCGACCCGGCGGGGCTACTGGAAGTTGTTGAGTCGAGGGGGATCTCCATGTGTGGCCCAGGCCCTGTGGCAGCTATGCTAGTAGCCTCTACTCTCCTGGGGGCCTCCTCAGCCAAGTTGCTAAAGTACGCTACGTCAGGCGACGTTACCCACGACTACTCATCGGTAGTGGGCTACTCCTCCATGCTAATAGCTTGA
- the fni gene encoding type 2 isopentenyl-diphosphate Delta-isomerase, whose amino-acid sequence MRSLERKIEHIRVCLERDVESARLKTGFRDVHLVHSCLPELDLSEVSLEAEFLGRRFSAPIAISALTGGPHLSTLINRSLAEASQRLNIPLELGSQRLAIEEPSLRASFKQARELSPDGFIVANVGAVQAASKGVEFVKEAVDMVEANAVAVHLNPLQEAIQPEGEAWFQGVLETLKELSSQVGVPVIVKEIGCGVAYEEASAIEKAGASAIDVAGVGGTSWAAIEAYRALSRGDEKSYQLGMAFRDWGIPTAASIVEARLSTRLPIIGSGGVRSGIDAAKAIALGADLVGMALPLLKPALVGSWAVVEFLERVMRELRLSMFLTGSKRVEDLKRARVVITGFTAEWLKARGFDVSNLARRA is encoded by the coding sequence TTGAGGAGCTTAGAGCGGAAGATAGAGCACATAAGAGTGTGTCTTGAGAGGGACGTGGAATCAGCTAGGCTAAAGACAGGGTTTAGAGACGTACACCTCGTCCATAGCTGCCTGCCTGAGCTAGACTTAAGCGAAGTCAGCTTAGAGGCAGAGTTCCTTGGTAGGCGCTTCTCAGCCCCAATAGCTATATCAGCTCTCACCGGCGGACCCCACCTCTCTACTCTTATTAACAGGTCCCTCGCTGAAGCTTCCCAGAGGCTCAATATCCCCCTCGAGCTAGGCAGTCAGCGCCTAGCTATCGAAGAGCCCTCGCTAAGAGCTTCGTTTAAGCAAGCTAGGGAGCTATCTCCCGACGGCTTCATAGTGGCTAACGTCGGGGCGGTTCAAGCGGCATCTAAGGGGGTTGAGTTTGTTAAGGAGGCCGTGGACATGGTGGAGGCCAACGCCGTGGCCGTTCACCTCAACCCTCTCCAAGAGGCGATCCAGCCGGAGGGAGAGGCTTGGTTTCAAGGGGTCCTAGAGACGCTCAAGGAGCTCTCTAGCCAAGTCGGCGTCCCGGTTATTGTTAAGGAGATAGGGTGTGGAGTAGCTTACGAAGAGGCCTCGGCTATAGAGAAAGCAGGGGCCTCGGCTATCGACGTAGCGGGCGTAGGGGGCACGAGCTGGGCTGCTATCGAAGCCTATCGAGCGCTGAGCCGAGGAGATGAGAAGAGCTACCAATTAGGCATGGCGTTTAGGGATTGGGGGATCCCGACGGCGGCCAGTATAGTTGAGGCGAGGCTGTCTACGCGCCTACCGATAATAGGCTCAGGCGGTGTGCGTAGCGGGATAGATGCAGCTAAGGCGATAGCGCTGGGCGCAGATCTTGTGGGCATGGCCCTCCCTCTTCTTAAGCCAGCTTTAGTAGGTAGCTGGGCGGTCGTAGAGTTCCTAGAGAGGGTAATGAGGGAGCTTAGGCTGTCGATGTTTCTAACGGGCTCTAAGCGAGTCGAGGACTTGAAGAGAGCGCGCGTCGTAATCACGGGGTTTACGGCTGAGTGGCTTAAGGCTAGGGGCTTTGACGTCTCTAACTTAGCCCGTAGGGCTTAG